In Deltaproteobacteria bacterium, a single window of DNA contains:
- the scpB gene encoding SMC-Scp complex subunit ScpB, with product MEKHELKPVLEALIFASEDPITVSGLSLLLQEAGVEKGEIDAVLQELKQDYNENPTKGLFLREVAGGYQFITKPDLANWVLKLNVSKPRSLSQAALETLAVIAYRQPAVRSELEQIRGVDSGGVLKTLLERGLIKIMGRREEAGQPLIYGTTPAFLELFHLNNLSELPSMKEIEQLVENQQAPVQGELPITEETDFVDQPLAQFSGEEAINEEEALVDLETRLTNLKKLEKEMFPKEEAAPATAEATEEAVATVSPLDTPTTE from the coding sequence ATGGAAAAACATGAATTGAAACCGGTTCTCGAAGCTTTGATTTTTGCTTCTGAAGATCCAATCACCGTTTCGGGTTTGAGTCTTCTGTTGCAGGAAGCCGGTGTTGAAAAAGGAGAGATCGATGCGGTACTCCAAGAATTAAAACAGGATTATAATGAAAACCCAACCAAGGGACTTTTTTTGCGTGAGGTGGCGGGGGGTTATCAATTCATCACCAAACCTGATTTGGCCAACTGGGTTTTGAAACTCAATGTTTCCAAACCAAGATCTTTGAGTCAGGCGGCCTTGGAAACGCTTGCCGTTATTGCTTATCGTCAACCCGCGGTGCGTTCGGAGTTGGAGCAGATTCGTGGCGTTGATTCGGGTGGTGTGCTCAAAACTTTGCTGGAGCGTGGGTTGATCAAAATTATGGGACGCAGGGAAGAAGCGGGTCAGCCCCTCATTTACGGAACCACTCCGGCCTTTCTTGAATTATTTCATTTGAATAATTTGTCCGAACTTCCTTCGATGAAAGAAATTGAACAGTTGGTGGAAAATCAGCAGGCGCCGGTTCAGGGAGAACTTCCCATAACAGAAGAAACCGATTTTGTCGATCAACCACTGGCTCAATTTTCAGGTGAAGAGGCGATCAACGAAGAAGAAGCACTCGTTGATCTGGAAACGCGTCTTACCAATTTAAAGAAACTCGAAAAAGAAATGTTCCCAAAAGAAGAAGCCGCACCTGCAACGG
- the trpS gene encoding tryptophan--tRNA ligase, whose protein sequence is MNRILAGIRPTGKLHWGHYFGVLQNWVELQKNYDCFYFIADWHSLTTEYANTQKIKTWVKEVAKDILAGGVKPENLFLQSLVPEHAELHLLLSMMTPLGWLERVPTYKEMRQELVDKDLNTYGFLGYPVLQSSDILLYKANKVPVGEDQVSHLEFTRELVRRFHFLTGKEVFVEPQPLLTQSPRVPGMDRRKMSKSYGNALLLDDSPEEIAAKAMQTLTDPARKRRTDKGNPDVCTVFDYHKLVSDKETIAWSDKGCRTAGIGCVECKKAMAKNAVEYFKEFREKKAYWDGKEKQLFEIIAEGSKRARKVAQATMEEVQEALGIKYGL, encoded by the coding sequence ATGAACCGAATTTTAGCCGGCATCCGGCCTACAGGAAAATTGCATTGGGGACACTATTTTGGTGTTCTTCAAAATTGGGTCGAGCTTCAGAAAAATTACGACTGTTTTTATTTTATCGCCGACTGGCACAGCCTCACCACCGAATACGCCAACACCCAAAAAATCAAAACATGGGTCAAAGAAGTGGCAAAAGATATTTTGGCTGGCGGAGTCAAACCGGAGAATCTTTTTTTGCAATCGCTGGTTCCGGAACACGCCGAACTTCATCTTTTACTCTCGATGATGACTCCGTTGGGTTGGCTTGAACGGGTTCCCACCTATAAAGAAATGCGCCAAGAATTGGTGGATAAAGATCTGAATACCTACGGTTTTTTGGGTTATCCTGTTTTGCAGTCTTCCGACATTCTTTTGTACAAGGCAAACAAGGTGCCCGTAGGAGAAGATCAGGTCTCTCATCTCGAATTTACACGGGAGTTGGTTCGACGGTTCCATTTTTTGACGGGCAAAGAGGTTTTTGTGGAGCCTCAACCTCTTTTAACACAATCCCCCAGAGTGCCCGGCATGGATCGTCGCAAAATGAGTAAGAGTTACGGAAACGCATTGCTATTAGATGATTCTCCCGAAGAGATTGCGGCCAAGGCAATGCAAACTTTGACCGATCCAGCCCGCAAACGTCGTACCGATAAAGGAAACCCTGATGTCTGCACCGTCTTTGATTACCATAAATTGGTCAGTGATAAAGAGACGATAGCGTGGTCTGATAAAGGGTGTCGCACAGCGGGGATCGGTTGCGTGGAATGCAAGAAAGCGATGGCCAAAAATGCGGTTGAATATTTCAAGGAATTCCGTGAAAAAAAGGCTTACTGGGACGGCAAAGAGAAGCAACTTTTTGAAATAATTGCCGAAGGATCCAAGAGGGCGCGCAAGGTAGCACAAGCCACCATGGAAGAGGTTCAAGAGGCGTTGGGCATTAAATACGGACTATAG
- a CDS encoding segregation/condensation protein A, producing MDHRLWTIDYGHGIKMELIPDYKVNLPEFEGPLDLLLYLIRKNDLDVYDIPISFITGEYLKYLETMRELNIDLAGEFLTMAAELMLIKSRMLLPTQTEMEEEEGLDPRAELARRLMEYQRFKMAAQKLSAKPMLGRNVFTHPAPKTDATDEKETPIQGEVFQLMNAFSDILKRLPKKMYHEVAVDRIGISDRIYQIIDMFQGKETLRLSELLPEEITRYDVVITFISLLEMTRLKMIRVHQEGRFGSIFLTKAMETLSQDENIKLIEDNVPAL from the coding sequence ATGGACCATAGACTATGGACCATAGACTATGGACACGGAATAAAAATGGAATTGATACCAGACTATAAAGTTAACTTGCCGGAGTTTGAAGGTCCTTTGGATCTTCTGCTCTATCTCATCCGGAAAAATGATCTGGATGTTTATGACATCCCAATCTCCTTCATCACCGGAGAGTATCTCAAATATCTGGAAACAATGCGCGAACTCAACATCGATCTGGCCGGCGAGTTTTTGACGATGGCGGCGGAGTTGATGTTGATTAAATCGCGAATGCTTTTGCCCACGCAAACCGAGATGGAAGAAGAAGAGGGACTTGATCCGCGCGCAGAGCTGGCCCGTCGCCTCATGGAATATCAGCGTTTCAAAATGGCGGCGCAAAAGTTGAGCGCAAAACCTATGCTGGGCAGAAATGTTTTCACGCATCCCGCACCAAAAACAGATGCGACCGATGAAAAAGAAACGCCAATTCAAGGTGAAGTTTTTCAGCTCATGAACGCCTTTTCTGATATTTTAAAAAGATTGCCCAAAAAAATGTACCATGAGGTGGCGGTGGACCGCATTGGTATCAGCGACCGGATTTATCAGATTATCGATATGTTTCAGGGAAAAGAAACACTTCGTCTTTCGGAACTTCTTCCCGAAGAAATTACGCGTTACGATGTCGTCATCACATTTATTTCGCTGTTGGAAATGACCCGTTTGAAAATGATTCGTGTCCATCAGGAAGGTCGTTTCGGTTCTATTTTTCTCACGAAGGCAATGGAGACTTTGTCACAAGACGAAAATATTAAACTCATTGAAGATAATGTCCCTGCTTTATAA